The following coding sequences are from one Nicotiana tomentosiformis chromosome 3, ASM39032v3, whole genome shotgun sequence window:
- the LOC104090738 gene encoding myb-related protein 306 gives MGRPPCCDKIGVKKGPWTPEEDIILVSYIQQHGPGNWRAVPSNTGLLRCSKSCRLRWTNYLRPGIKRGNFTEHEEKMIIHLQALLGNRWAAIASYLPQRTDNDIKNYWNTHLRKKLKKLQGNDENSNQEGIRSSSQSNVSKGQWERRLQTDIHMAKKALCEALSLDKSDSPPNNPIPQPVQSSCTYASSAENISRLLQNWMKNSPKSSQFSQSNSECTTQSSFNNLSIGQGSSSSPSEGTISATTPEGFDPLFSFNSSNTDMLADESNAFTPENARIFQVESKPDLPNLNAENGFLFQEESKPSLESEVPLTLLEKWLFDDAINAPAQENLMGLGIGMGMTLGDASDLF, from the exons ATGGGAAGGCCACCTTGTTGTGATAAAATAGGGGTGAAGAAAGGACCATGGACACCAGAAGAGGATATCATCTTGGTTTCATACATTCAACAACATGGTCCTGGTAACTGGAGAGCTGTTCCCAGTAATACTG GTTTGCTTAGATGCAGCAAAAGCTGTAGACTTAGATGGACTAATTATCTCCGTCCGGGAATCAAACGTGGCAACTTCACAGAACATGAAGAAAAGATGATTATTCACCTCCAAGCTCTTCTTGGCAACAG ATGGGCTGCGATAGCATCATATCTCCCACAAAGGACGGACAACGATATAAAAAATTACTGGAATACTCATCTGAGAAAGAAGCTGAAGAAACTTCAAGGGAATGATGAGAATAGTAATCAAGAGGGAATACGCTCATCGTCTCAATCAAATGTCTCAAAAGGACAGTGGGAGAGGAGGCTTCAAACTGATATCCACATGGCTAAAAAAGCCCTTTGTGAGGCTTTGTCCCTTGACAAATCTGATTCTCCGCCAAATAATCCTATCCCTCAACCTGTTCAATCATCTTGTACTTATGCATCTAGTGCTGAAAATATTTCTCGATTGCTTCAAAATTGGATGAAAAATTCCCCCAAATCATCTCAATTTAGTCAATCAAACTCGGAGTGTACTACTCAAAGCTCCTTTAACAATTTATCAATCGGGCAGGGTTCGAGTTCTAGTCCTAGTGAAGGGACCATAAGTGCAACAACACCCGAGGGTTTTGATCCGCTCTTTAGCTTCAATTCATCCAATACTGATATGTTGGCAGATGAGAGTAACGCTTTCACACCTGAAAATGCTAGGATTTTTCAAGTTGAAAGCAAGCCAGATTTGCCGAATCTGAATGCTGAAAATGGATTTTTATTTCAAGAGGAGAGCAAGCCAAGTTTGGAATCGGAAGTGCCATTAACTTTGCTGGAGAAGTGGCTCTTTGATGATGCTATTAATGCACCAGCACAAGAAAACCTAATGGGATTGGGAATAGGAATGGGAATGACCTTGGGTGATGCTTCTGATTTGTTTTGA